Proteins from a genomic interval of Bacteroidota bacterium:
- a CDS encoding T9SS type A sorting domain-containing protein: MGLRYTEFVVPLIKAVQEQQKLIDTLFVMVNAKSGQRIENTSGSGNNTIETDITLTNKKIVLDQNSPNPFHDQTTITYEIKTDFKTAAIMFTDMGGEIIKEVPIREKGKGQINVFAQDLTTGMYTYYIVVDGKTMYAKKMVKE, encoded by the coding sequence ATGGGTTTACGCTACACAGAATTTGTCGTTCCATTGATAAAAGCAGTTCAAGAACAGCAAAAATTGATTGATACTTTATTTGTAATGGTTAATGCTAAAAGTGGTCAGCGTATTGAGAATACAAGTGGAAGCGGAAATAATACCATTGAAACAGACATAACGCTTACTAACAAGAAAATAGTTCTCGACCAAAATTCTCCGAATCCATTTCATGACCAGACAACAATTACTTACGAAATCAAAACAGATTTTAAAACTGCTGCAATCATGTTTACAGACATGGGCGGAGAAATAATCAAAGAAGTGCCGATTAGAGAGAAAGGAAAAGGACAAATAAATGTTTTTGCGCAGGATTTGACTACTGGAATGTATACTTACTATATTGTTGTTGATGGCAAAACAATGTATGCTAAAAAAATGGTGAAAGAATAA
- a CDS encoding T9SS type A sorting domain-containing protein, which yields MKYCLLIAFTFVAFIAKAQITLVHTYDSAGYYGVPKCWQQLYIVKLEVDGDKFVFADKADKLLRFYNLNHTLWKTISFANATDMDSIYNNQWINYISQHLFDLDDEIEFLYIDNGGNPIVEVTQVVNEDGSILFTANNQGARLNASAPQTQLPIYNTSAGTFMILSGGASTDGNAYVYSLPGTLSNAIQEGNAQLMQAQGGALSNLYPNPSNGAVTLQYALPKGEKQGEIILYNTHGAEVKRYKVDDTFSDIILDNKQLPAGTYFYQLTTSKGAVGSKKMVVVK from the coding sequence ATGAAATACTGTTTATTAATTGCATTCACTTTTGTTGCATTTATAGCAAAGGCGCAAATAACATTAGTGCATACCTATGATTCTGCTGGATATTATGGTGTTCCTAAATGCTGGCAGCAATTATATATTGTAAAGCTTGAAGTTGATGGCGATAAATTTGTATTTGCTGACAAGGCTGATAAATTACTTAGATTCTATAATTTGAATCACACGCTATGGAAAACAATATCTTTTGCCAATGCAACAGACATGGATTCAATCTATAATAATCAATGGATTAATTACATATCTCAACATTTATTTGACCTTGATGATGAAATTGAATTTCTATATATTGATAATGGCGGTAATCCAATAGTAGAGGTAACTCAGGTTGTTAATGAAGACGGTAGCATATTGTTCACTGCAAATAATCAAGGTGCGCGTCTAAATGCCAGTGCTCCGCAAACCCAATTGCCAATTTACAATACCAGTGCTGGTACATTTATGATTTTGAGTGGCGGGGCAAGTACTGATGGTAATGCATATGTTTATAGTTTGCCCGGTACCTTAAGCAATGCAATACAAGAAGGCAACGCGCAACTAATGCAGGCGCAGGGCGGGGCTTTAAGCAACTTATACCCAAACCCCAGCAATGGAGCAGTAACATTGCAATATGCCTTGCCCAAAGGAGAAAAACAAGGAGAAATAATTTTATACAACACGCATGGCGCAGAGGTAAAACGCTACAAAGTAGATGATACTTTTAGTGATATAATACTTGATAACAAACAACTGCCTGCGGGCACTTACTTTTATCAACTCACTACCAGTAAAGGCGCGGTGGGGAGTAAGAAAATGGTGGTGGTGAAATAG
- a CDS encoding SPOR domain-containing protein, with amino-acid sequence MKRKYFLLLGVLFAICHLPSAICHAQDTTAAPKPYYPYPPPFPPNDKVILDSSEFVNTKLMQPTIGIGPGILTFYGDVSDKFNIAPSLSRMAYHLSVSEYITRSLMLSARALFGTLAGNERGPRFSNFESRIRSGGINITYNFDNFLPKKRRIDPFIVTGFEYFEYLTKADLFDASGNQYHYWSDGSLMNMDESAPNAQFNAIALSRDYTYETDVRKWNNSLFGKYSEHSFAVPFGAGVNLHLAPRWNFKLGATMHFSFTDYIDGITPDNKGAGKGDSKKDNFLETYFTLSFDLFNPKPPYISPLTDAEYLAIANEDTDGDGVIDFKDSCQGTPPGVGVDAKGCPIDSDGDRFPDYMDKEVNSPPGAFVDDNGVAMNDSTIARNWRVWSDTTGLYAYTDTIINPPAIAAGDWTKKRDATIVYRRELVILLGNYKEGVPPTEMGKLLNVPDVRNTVQPDSSTSYIAGSYNKTSDAEKRKSDMIDAGFPNAKIMVLNKDGSLSEPTADVLAGFKGDGTKITPPVEMKGVVFRVQLGAYSKKLSSSVFKNAGQTVELKTEDGLYKYLSGSSNTIQDALKLREELVKKGFNSAFVVAYKDNKRVPLSSVSGGIFQPKNENMEEPKTPKSAIDKNLVFFRVQVGAFVNEPPADILQKMNKVPGLEKKKKRSGVTQYLAGKFNSYEEAKKFRDEMNSKYGIPDAFMVAFFKDEMITVQEAVELLK; translated from the coding sequence ATGAAGCGAAAATACTTTCTCCTGCTTGGTGTTCTTTTTGCCATCTGCCATCTGCCATCTGCCATCTGCCATGCCCAGGATACTACTGCTGCGCCAAAGCCATACTATCCCTATCCCCCTCCGTTTCCTCCTAATGATAAAGTGATTTTAGATTCTTCGGAATTTGTAAATACGAAACTGATGCAGCCCACTATTGGAATCGGGCCGGGCATTCTTACTTTTTATGGAGATGTGAGTGATAAATTTAACATAGCTCCTTCTCTCAGCCGTATGGCGTATCACCTTTCGGTATCAGAATATATAACAAGGTCGCTGATGCTTAGCGCGCGCGCCCTGTTTGGCACGCTGGCAGGCAATGAACGCGGACCCCGCTTTTCAAACTTCGAGTCGCGCATCCGTTCCGGAGGAATTAATATCACCTATAACTTTGATAACTTTCTTCCTAAGAAAAGAAGAATTGACCCGTTCATTGTTACCGGATTTGAATATTTTGAATACCTGACGAAAGCAGATTTGTTTGATGCCTCAGGCAATCAATATCACTACTGGAGCGATGGTTCTTTAATGAACATGGATGAGAGTGCTCCGAATGCCCAGTTCAATGCCATTGCGCTTTCGCGCGACTATACGTATGAAACAGATGTGCGGAAATGGAACAACTCCTTGTTTGGAAAATATTCTGAACACTCGTTTGCCGTTCCCTTTGGCGCGGGTGTTAATCTTCACCTTGCTCCGCGATGGAATTTCAAACTCGGAGCCACTATGCACTTCTCCTTCACTGATTACATTGACGGAATCACACCCGATAACAAAGGCGCAGGAAAAGGAGACAGCAAGAAAGATAATTTTCTGGAAACTTATTTTACTTTATCTTTTGATTTATTCAATCCGAAACCGCCTTACATCTCCCCTCTCACCGATGCGGAGTATCTTGCCATTGCCAATGAAGATACCGATGGCGATGGCGTAATTGATTTTAAAGATTCCTGCCAGGGAACTCCGCCCGGTGTTGGCGTGGATGCAAAGGGCTGCCCCATTGACAGCGATGGAGACCGTTTCCCTGATTACATGGATAAAGAAGTGAACTCTCCCCCTGGCGCTTTCGTAGATGATAACGGAGTGGCAATGAATGATTCCACCATTGCGCGCAACTGGCGCGTGTGGAGCGATACCACCGGTCTATATGCTTATACCGATACCATCATCAATCCTCCCGCTATTGCCGCAGGGGATTGGACAAAGAAACGCGATGCCACCATTGTTTACCGAAGAGAACTTGTCATACTTCTCGGCAACTACAAAGAAGGAGTGCCTCCAACAGAAATGGGAAAACTCCTTAACGTGCCCGATGTGAGAAACACCGTTCAGCCCGATTCATCCACTTCCTACATTGCAGGTTCTTACAACAAAACATCAGATGCCGAAAAAAGAAAGAGCGATATGATTGATGCCGGTTTCCCCAATGCAAAAATAATGGTGCTTAACAAAGACGGCTCTCTTTCAGAACCCACTGCCGATGTGCTTGCCGGATTCAAAGGCGATGGAACAAAGATAACACCGCCTGTCGAGATGAAAGGAGTTGTGTTCCGCGTGCAGTTAGGCGCTTACTCCAAAAAACTTTCTTCCTCTGTGTTTAAAAATGCGGGGCAAACCGTTGAACTGAAAACAGAAGACGGCTTGTATAAATACCTGAGCGGGTCATCAAACACTATTCAGGATGCCCTTAAACTACGGGAGGAATTGGTGAAGAAAGGATTTAACAGCGCTTTTGTGGTGGCGTACAAAGACAACAAGCGTGTTCCGCTTTCTTCTGTGAGCGGTGGCATCTTTCAACCGAAGAATGAAAACATGGAAGAACCCAAAACACCCAAAAGCGCCATTGATAAAAACCTGGTGTTCTTCCGCGTTCAGGTGGGAGCATTTGTAAACGAACCTCCGGCAGACATCCTGCAGAAGATGAATAAAGTGCCGGGGCTTGAAAAGAAAAAGAAACGAAGCGGGGTTACTCAATACCTTGCCGGCAAGTTTAATAGCTATGAAGAAGCGAAAAAGTTCAGAGATGAGATGAACTCAAAATACGGAATACCTGATGCCTTTATGGTTGCTTTCTTTAAAGATGAAATGATTACCGTACAGGAAGCGGTAGAACTGTTGAAATAA